One genomic window of Coregonus clupeaformis isolate EN_2021a chromosome 12, ASM2061545v1, whole genome shotgun sequence includes the following:
- the LOC121578387 gene encoding PAK4-inhibitor inka2-like isoform X1 has product MLCLRDSGDCLVDQIQYMMRSLQDLKHMKRPLSEPSGRSYAMTRACQKGTQQRERLTCLRRPISEASEASTYDSACCLASPVEEEEEVEEEGQEWLMQSSPSSEKSLEFDSGYSEASWQDEGVVLRRTRNVRVSNSACLRTNRGVGPADRIRPKSTSDACLERWTSFEASSDPEDWTTSLLSRSRNRQPLVLGDNSFADLIKNWMDLPECPEPAELKPHAGRRLAKDLLVNMRRKLAGMSKSVEMRARPADSTRLSRALVAPKRMSCPVGFQPRKPFFHQSHTGLHELGTDFYQFNALMKTGSRQPIICNDIIGYI; this is encoded by the exons ATG cTGTGTCTGCGGGACTCTGGAGACTGTCTGGTGGACCAGATTCAGTACATGATGAGGTCCCTGCAGGACCTGAAGCACATGAAAAGGCCGCTCAGCGAGCCCTCCGGCCGTTCCTACGCCATGACGCGCGCTTGCCAGAAGGGAACGCAGCAGCGGGAGCGCCTGACATGCCTCCGTAGGCCCATCTCTGAGGCCAGTGAGGCCAGCACCTATGACTCAGCTTGCTGCCTGGCCAGCCCcgtggaggaggaagaagaggtggaggaggaagggcAGGAGTGGCTAATGCAGAGCTCCCCCAGCAGTGAGAAGAGTCTGGAGTTTGACTCAGGCTACTCAGAGGCGTCCTGGCAGGATGAGGGCGTGGTGCTCAGGAGGACCAGGAACGTACGGGTGTCTAATTCCGCCTGCCTCCGAACCAACCGGGGAGTAGGCCCTGCCGACCGGATCCGGCCCAAGTCCACGTCGGACGCTTGTCTGGAGCGCTGGACGTCGTTTGAGGCAAGCAGCGACCCGGAGGACTGGACCACATCACTGCTGAGCCGCAGCAGGAACAGACAGCCCCTGGTGCTGGGGGACAACAGCTTTGCTGACCTCATTAAGAACTGGATGGACCTGCCAGAGTGTCCCGAGCCAGCAGAACTCAAGCCCCACGCAGGCCGGCGCCTGGCCAAGGACCTCCTGGTTAACATGAGGAGGAAGCTGGCGGGGATGTCTAAAAGCGTGGAGATGAGGGCCAGACCAGCAGACTCCACAAGGCTCAGTAGGGCCTTGGTGGCCCCGAAACGCATGTCCTGCCCTGTGGGCTTCCAGCCACGCAAACCCTTCTTTCACCAGTCCCACACAGGCCTGCACGAACTAGGAACAGACTTCTACCAGTTCAATGCTCTCATGAAGACAGGCAGCCGACAACCTATCATATGCAATGACATTATCGGGTACATCTGA
- the LOC121578387 gene encoding PAK4-inhibitor inka2-like isoform X2, translating into MMRSLQDLKHMKRPLSEPSGRSYAMTRACQKGTQQRERLTCLRRPISEASEASTYDSACCLASPVEEEEEVEEEGQEWLMQSSPSSEKSLEFDSGYSEASWQDEGVVLRRTRNVRVSNSACLRTNRGVGPADRIRPKSTSDACLERWTSFEASSDPEDWTTSLLSRSRNRQPLVLGDNSFADLIKNWMDLPECPEPAELKPHAGRRLAKDLLVNMRRKLAGMSKSVEMRARPADSTRLSRALVAPKRMSCPVGFQPRKPFFHQSHTGLHELGTDFYQFNALMKTGSRQPIICNDIIGYI; encoded by the coding sequence ATGATGAGGTCCCTGCAGGACCTGAAGCACATGAAAAGGCCGCTCAGCGAGCCCTCCGGCCGTTCCTACGCCATGACGCGCGCTTGCCAGAAGGGAACGCAGCAGCGGGAGCGCCTGACATGCCTCCGTAGGCCCATCTCTGAGGCCAGTGAGGCCAGCACCTATGACTCAGCTTGCTGCCTGGCCAGCCCcgtggaggaggaagaagaggtggaggaggaagggcAGGAGTGGCTAATGCAGAGCTCCCCCAGCAGTGAGAAGAGTCTGGAGTTTGACTCAGGCTACTCAGAGGCGTCCTGGCAGGATGAGGGCGTGGTGCTCAGGAGGACCAGGAACGTACGGGTGTCTAATTCCGCCTGCCTCCGAACCAACCGGGGAGTAGGCCCTGCCGACCGGATCCGGCCCAAGTCCACGTCGGACGCTTGTCTGGAGCGCTGGACGTCGTTTGAGGCAAGCAGCGACCCGGAGGACTGGACCACATCACTGCTGAGCCGCAGCAGGAACAGACAGCCCCTGGTGCTGGGGGACAACAGCTTTGCTGACCTCATTAAGAACTGGATGGACCTGCCAGAGTGTCCCGAGCCAGCAGAACTCAAGCCCCACGCAGGCCGGCGCCTGGCCAAGGACCTCCTGGTTAACATGAGGAGGAAGCTGGCGGGGATGTCTAAAAGCGTGGAGATGAGGGCCAGACCAGCAGACTCCACAAGGCTCAGTAGGGCCTTGGTGGCCCCGAAACGCATGTCCTGCCCTGTGGGCTTCCAGCCACGCAAACCCTTCTTTCACCAGTCCCACACAGGCCTGCACGAACTAGGAACAGACTTCTACCAGTTCAATGCTCTCATGAAGACAGGCAGCCGACAACCTATCATATGCAATGACATTATCGGGTACATCTGA